One stretch of Paenibacillus sp. AN1007 DNA includes these proteins:
- a CDS encoding lipase: protein MKLFEWIFVLVTIAGALGLPFYSKRRKLAIVGLTALIIAFLLHAVIDSLRVMLLPSYIVALVLCILFIVQLVKWSLRGEGDVPAPYNKKSRVRTWLRGLFILLLAAFSGIGSGLLTWYFPTFTIPEPTGQFAIGTFSQRIVDESREETLSPEAGDKRELMINVWYPVDPEVAEGIKPESYPAELGEAISLVFGIPPQVFSYLDTIPTHVVKGAAMSNASSSYPVVLFSPGVRSARFQSMTAVEELVSHGYIVVGMDHPYTSAQVTFPDGHKVSYDAGPEFTASEELYQYNVQGVGIRAADARFVLDTLEQWNVNDPNQVLEGRLDLNHTGIMGHSYGGATTAEALAQDERFQAGLSLEGGFWGSVSKSSLKQPFMYIMSGKTAKSLGPNPTEHEKLFYPEFEPDLQHVMKNSLNDTYYLTVDGFFHQSFTDIALISPRLFAKDMPAEHNIDITRSYALAFFDRYLKGEAQPLLQGSSAKFPEVTYDNEYTKVRSKQAE from the coding sequence ATGAAATTATTTGAATGGATATTCGTACTGGTAACGATAGCAGGGGCGCTGGGTTTACCGTTTTATTCAAAACGCAGAAAGCTTGCGATAGTTGGACTTACTGCGTTGATCATTGCATTTCTGCTGCATGCAGTTATTGATTCATTGCGCGTGATGCTGCTGCCATCCTATATTGTTGCTCTCGTACTTTGCATTCTGTTCATCGTTCAACTTGTGAAATGGAGCCTTCGCGGTGAAGGCGATGTACCAGCACCGTATAACAAGAAATCGAGAGTGCGTACCTGGCTGCGCGGTTTGTTCATCCTCCTTCTTGCGGCTTTCTCTGGTATCGGATCAGGGCTGCTGACCTGGTATTTCCCGACATTTACGATACCCGAGCCAACAGGACAATTTGCTATCGGTACATTTTCACAGCGAATTGTGGATGAATCCCGTGAGGAGACTCTTTCTCCTGAAGCAGGGGACAAGCGGGAACTGATGATTAATGTGTGGTATCCAGTAGATCCAGAAGTTGCAGAAGGCATTAAACCGGAGTCATACCCTGCTGAATTGGGGGAAGCGATCAGTCTGGTGTTTGGCATCCCGCCTCAGGTGTTCAGCTACCTAGACACGATACCGACACATGTGGTCAAGGGTGCAGCGATGTCTAATGCAAGCAGTTCTTATCCCGTTGTCCTGTTCTCTCCCGGTGTCCGTTCGGCTCGTTTTCAGAGTATGACGGCGGTGGAGGAACTGGTCAGCCACGGTTATATTGTTGTAGGGATGGATCATCCGTATACGTCAGCTCAAGTAACCTTCCCGGATGGTCATAAGGTTTCTTATGATGCCGGGCCTGAATTTACAGCATCGGAAGAACTGTATCAATATAATGTGCAGGGAGTGGGTATACGTGCGGCCGATGCACGTTTTGTACTCGACACACTTGAACAGTGGAATGTGAACGATCCCAATCAGGTGCTGGAAGGCAGACTTGATTTGAATCATACGGGTATTATGGGACACTCGTATGGCGGAGCGACAACAGCAGAAGCACTGGCACAGGATGAACGTTTTCAAGCTGGGCTCAGTTTGGAAGGCGGATTTTGGGGCAGTGTATCCAAGTCTTCGCTGAAACAACCTTTTATGTACATCATGTCTGGCAAAACAGCCAAAAGTTTGGGACCGAATCCTACGGAGCACGAAAAATTATTCTATCCCGAGTTTGAACCCGATCTCCAACATGTAATGAAGAACAGTCTGAATGATACCTATTATCTAACCGTGGATGGATTTTTTCATCAGAGTTTTACCGATATTGCGTTAATTTCACCGCGGTTATTTGCCAAGGACATGCCTGCAGAGCATAATATCGATATTACGAGAAGTTATGCGCTTGCCTTTTTTGACCGTTACCTGAAAGGAGAAGCGCAGCCTTTGCTGCAGGGCAGTTCGGCAAAATTTCCCGAAGTAACGTATGATAACGAGTATACAAAGGTTCGCAGCAAACAGGCGGAATAA
- a CDS encoding MerR family transcriptional regulator, with product MTRGQLAKKTGVSMATLRYYEDSGILPAPHRSPSGYRLYTEDYLVKVKFIKDAQMLGYSLKEIQETLQLLSNEDMEKETLKTLVRERIADIQQHIDHLEQMQKNLAGLLLTPEDDIDSYIQSFRVEKREP from the coding sequence ATGACAAGAGGGCAGCTGGCTAAAAAAACGGGAGTAAGTATGGCGACACTTCGATACTACGAGGACAGCGGCATTCTGCCTGCTCCACATCGATCTCCTAGTGGATATCGGTTGTACACCGAGGATTATCTGGTCAAAGTCAAATTTATTAAAGACGCACAGATGCTCGGTTACTCGCTCAAAGAGATACAGGAGACTCTGCAGCTGCTGAGTAATGAGGATATGGAGAAAGAGACGTTGAAAACCCTTGTCCGCGAACGGATTGCCGACATTCAGCAGCACATCGATCATCTGGAACAGATGCAGAAAAATTTGGCCGGATTGCTCCTTACACCAGAGGACGATATCGACAGCTATATTCAGTCATTTAGAGTAGAGAAGAGAGAGCCGTAA